One window from the genome of Acinetobacter sp. LoGeW2-3 encodes:
- the dprA gene encoding DNA-processing protein DprA — MLNSLSTTQLDNIRLWYVVQHSLTSFYRLSQYYENLADAVQPDQAGTWLKLGIHKNHIQRLQDFNSKDSQREFQHCLEQIQKTCDFILLHDEPDYPQQLSHYADKPPIIFGQGKADSLLQAQVAIVGSRKPSTHGRQMAYDFAYYLSEQGFYINSGLAQGIDEAAHRAALQHHRTIAVMGTGLDQTYPATNQLLREQIIAQGGTVITEFLPGTPPLQHHFPRRNRIVSGLSLGVIVAEATLKSGSLITAKLAAEQGKTVFAIPGHIYSENHKGCHQLIREGAILIDHPQQVIEDLALPTQWQATEQQTKSESTEPESIQIPQHLIPLYNQLDWIGQDLDQISIQLSQDVSTITAQLMELELLGFSTQQAGIFLRCRAGK, encoded by the coding sequence ATGTTGAATTCGTTATCAACGACTCAACTGGACAATATTCGCTTATGGTATGTGGTCCAGCATTCCCTCACCAGTTTTTATCGTTTATCGCAATATTATGAAAATCTTGCTGATGCTGTTCAGCCAGATCAGGCCGGTACTTGGCTCAAACTCGGCATTCATAAAAATCATATCCAGCGACTTCAGGATTTTAATTCTAAAGATTCGCAGCGCGAGTTTCAGCATTGTCTGGAACAGATCCAAAAAACTTGCGATTTTATTTTGCTACATGATGAGCCGGATTATCCGCAGCAGCTCAGTCACTACGCAGATAAGCCGCCGATTATATTCGGTCAGGGTAAGGCCGACAGCTTATTGCAGGCACAAGTAGCCATAGTGGGTAGCCGAAAACCCAGTACCCATGGCCGGCAGATGGCATACGATTTTGCTTACTACTTAAGTGAACAAGGTTTTTATATCAATAGTGGACTGGCTCAAGGCATTGATGAAGCTGCACATCGAGCAGCACTTCAGCATCATCGGACGATTGCGGTGATGGGAACCGGACTGGATCAAACCTATCCAGCCACAAATCAGCTATTACGGGAACAGATCATTGCCCAAGGCGGTACGGTAATTACCGAATTCCTGCCCGGCACTCCGCCCTTGCAACATCATTTTCCACGGCGTAACCGTATTGTCAGTGGGTTGAGTCTGGGTGTGATAGTTGCAGAAGCCACACTAAAAAGTGGTTCATTGATTACTGCTAAGCTGGCCGCTGAACAAGGCAAGACCGTGTTTGCCATTCCCGGACATATCTATAGTGAAAATCATAAAGGCTGTCATCAACTCATCCGTGAAGGTGCAATTCTGATTGACCATCCACAACAGGTGATTGAAGATCTGGCCTTGCCTACCCAATGGCAGGCAACTGAACAGCAAACTAAATCGGAAAGCACCGAACCTGAGTCTATTCAGATCCCACAGCACTTGATTCCACTTTACAATCAGCTTGACTGGATCGGACAGGATCTGGATCAGATCAGCATTCAACTCAGCCAGGATGTTTCTACCATCACAGCCCAACTCATGGAATTGGAACTACTTGGTTTCAGCACACAACAAGCCGGTATATTTCTGCGTTGTCGTGCAGGCAAATAA
- a CDS encoding DMT family transporter, with protein sequence MTQQHKAVWWAFLLPLAAVLIWSLNMTVNRYVADYISPVSISFYRWILALLILTPFVLPQVIRSWSSIRPYLGKLALLSALGMVLYQGLAYTSAHYTSATNMGLINAFIPVFTIIVGIFVLHVRPAVTAVIGSILSICGLMYVMAQGQWGNLLNFGDTYIGDVLMLIAVFFYACYGIFLKKWQIQIPLIQSLYIQICFSILLHIPMILWTGLDAININNAGSIIYAGIFPSIAAPFLWMMAVQVLGPNRSSIFMNLMPVFTALIAYLWLDESWTVYHTIGGLVILIGIFLAQYTPKLKA encoded by the coding sequence ATGACACAGCAACACAAGGCAGTGTGGTGGGCATTTTTACTGCCATTGGCAGCGGTACTGATTTGGTCATTGAACATGACGGTGAATCGCTATGTGGCTGACTATATTTCACCGGTAAGTATCAGTTTCTATCGCTGGATTCTGGCCTTGCTAATATTAACGCCGTTTGTTCTCCCACAAGTAATCCGTTCCTGGTCCAGTATTCGACCTTATCTAGGTAAGCTGGCTTTGCTCAGTGCCTTGGGGATGGTGTTGTATCAAGGTCTGGCTTATACCTCGGCGCATTATACTTCTGCGACCAATATGGGTCTGATTAATGCCTTCATTCCGGTGTTTACCATTATTGTTGGTATCTTCGTGCTGCATGTTCGTCCTGCTGTGACTGCGGTCATTGGCAGTATCTTGTCGATCTGTGGCCTGATGTATGTGATGGCACAAGGACAGTGGGGGAATTTACTAAACTTCGGTGATACCTATATCGGCGATGTACTGATGCTGATCGCAGTATTCTTCTATGCCTGCTATGGGATTTTTCTGAAGAAATGGCAGATACAGATCCCTTTGATCCAGAGCCTGTATATCCAGATTTGTTTTAGTATTTTGCTGCACATTCCCATGATTCTGTGGACAGGTCTGGATGCCATCAATATCAATAATGCGGGCAGTATTATTTATGCCGGGATTTTTCCATCGATAGCAGCACCATTTTTATGGATGATGGCGGTGCAGGTGCTTGGGCCGAATCGCAGTAGTATTTTTATGAACCTGATGCCTGTCTTTACCGCACTGATTGCTTATCTTTGGCTAGACGAGTCCTGGACGGTCTATCACACGATTGGTGGGCTGGTGATTCTGATTGGTATTTTCCTGGCGCAGTACACACCTAAGTTGAAGGCCTAA
- a CDS encoding F0F1 ATP synthase subunit epsilon: protein MATMQCDVVSVQESLYSGTVTMLIAKGAGGELGIMPGHAPLVTLLQPGAIRVILENGTEELIYVSGGVLEVQPHVVTVLADTAVRAENLDEAAILEARKHAEQLLANQKGDLDAAAALAALAETAAQLETIRKIKNRAQ from the coding sequence ATGGCGACTATGCAATGTGACGTTGTAAGTGTTCAAGAGTCTTTGTACTCAGGCACTGTAACTATGCTAATTGCTAAAGGTGCTGGCGGCGAGTTAGGTATTATGCCTGGTCACGCTCCGCTGGTAACTTTGCTCCAACCTGGCGCGATCCGCGTTATTTTGGAAAACGGTACAGAAGAATTAATCTATGTATCTGGTGGTGTTCTAGAAGTTCAACCGCATGTTGTTACGGTTCTTGCTGATACAGCAGTCCGTGCAGAAAACTTAGATGAAGCTGCAATTCTTGAAGCGCGTAAACATGCTGAACAATTGCTTGCGAATCAAAAGGGCGATTTGGACGCTGCTGCTGCTTTGGCTGCTCTTGCAGAAACTGCTGCTCAGCTGGAAACGATCCGCAAAATCAAAAACCGCGCTCAATAA
- the def gene encoding peptide deformylase has product MALLPILSFPDPRLRTIAQPVEEVTDEIRQLAADMFETMYEAPGIGLAATQVDRHIQLIVMDLSEDKDQPMVFINPKITPLTEETQPYEEGCLSVPQIYDKVERPSRVKIQAINLEGQAFEIEADGLLAVCIQHEMDHLNGKLFVDYLSPLKRQRAREKIEKAARQRDKAKVAVKR; this is encoded by the coding sequence ATGGCCTTATTACCTATTTTAAGTTTCCCGGATCCCCGTCTTCGTACCATTGCACAACCAGTCGAAGAAGTTACTGATGAAATTCGTCAGCTCGCTGCAGATATGTTTGAAACCATGTATGAAGCGCCAGGCATTGGTTTAGCCGCGACACAAGTCGATCGTCATATTCAGCTGATTGTCATGGACTTGTCTGAAGATAAAGATCAACCCATGGTGTTCATTAACCCCAAAATTACACCATTGACTGAAGAAACACAGCCATACGAAGAAGGCTGTCTATCAGTACCTCAAATATACGATAAAGTTGAGCGTCCGTCACGTGTAAAAATTCAAGCAATTAATCTTGAAGGTCAAGCATTTGAGATTGAGGCCGATGGCCTATTGGCTGTATGTATCCAACATGAAATGGACCACTTAAATGGTAAACTTTTTGTGGATTATTTATCACCTTTGAAACGCCAGCGTGCCCGTGAAAAAATTGAAAAGGCAGCACGTCAGCGTGATAAAGCCAAAGTTGCAGTAAAACGTTAA
- the atpD gene encoding F0F1 ATP synthase subunit beta produces the protein MSSGRIIQIIGAVIDVEFERNSVPKIYDALQVDGTETTLEVQQQLGDGVVRTIAMGSTEGLKRGLNVTNTNAPISVPVGTATLGRIMDVLGRPIDEAGPVATEARLPIHRQAPSYAEQAASTDLLETGIKVIDLLCPFAKGGKVGLFGGAGVGKTVNMMELINNIAKAHSGLSVFAGVGERTREGNDFYHEMKDSNVLDKVAMVYGQMNEPPGNRLRVALTGLTMAEYFRDEKDENGKGRDVLLFVDNIYRYTLAGTEVSALLGRMPSAVGYQPTLAEEMGVLQERITSTKSGSITSIQAVYVPADDLTDPSPATTFAHLDATVVLSRDIASSGIYPAIDPLDSTSRQLDPLVVGQEHYEIARAVQNVLQRYKELKDIIAILGMDELAEEDKLTVYRARKIQRFFSQPFHVAEVFTGAPGKLVPLKETIRGFKGLLAGEYDHIPEQAFYMVGGIDEVIAKAEKL, from the coding sequence ATGAGTAGCGGTCGTATCATTCAGATCATCGGCGCGGTTATCGACGTCGAGTTTGAACGTAACAGCGTTCCTAAGATCTATGACGCTCTCCAAGTTGACGGTACTGAAACTACATTAGAAGTTCAGCAACAACTTGGTGATGGCGTAGTTCGTACTATTGCAATGGGTTCTACTGAAGGCCTTAAGCGTGGTTTGAACGTAACTAACACTAACGCGCCGATCTCTGTACCAGTTGGTACAGCGACTCTTGGCCGTATCATGGACGTTCTTGGTCGCCCTATCGACGAAGCTGGTCCTGTTGCGACTGAAGCGCGTTTACCTATTCACCGTCAAGCGCCTTCTTATGCAGAACAAGCGGCTTCTACTGACCTTCTAGAAACTGGTATTAAAGTCATCGACTTACTTTGCCCGTTCGCGAAAGGTGGTAAAGTTGGTCTGTTCGGTGGTGCCGGTGTTGGTAAAACTGTAAACATGATGGAGTTGATCAACAACATCGCGAAAGCTCACTCAGGTTTATCTGTGTTTGCTGGTGTTGGTGAGCGTACTCGTGAAGGTAACGACTTCTATCACGAGATGAAAGACTCTAACGTTCTTGACAAAGTAGCAATGGTCTACGGTCAGATGAACGAGCCACCAGGTAACCGTTTACGCGTAGCGTTGACTGGTCTGACTATGGCTGAGTACTTCCGTGACGAGAAAGACGAAAACGGTAAAGGCCGTGACGTTTTATTGTTCGTAGACAACATCTACCGTTATACGCTAGCAGGTACTGAAGTATCAGCACTTTTGGGTCGTATGCCATCTGCTGTAGGTTACCAGCCTACGCTTGCAGAAGAGATGGGTGTTCTTCAAGAACGTATTACATCTACTAAGTCTGGTTCTATTACGTCAATCCAAGCGGTATACGTACCTGCCGATGACTTAACAGATCCATCGCCTGCAACTACGTTCGCTCACTTGGACGCAACTGTTGTATTGAGCCGTGACATCGCATCTTCTGGTATTTACCCAGCGATCGATCCACTTGACTCTACTTCACGTCAGTTAGATCCACTTGTAGTTGGCCAAGAACATTACGAAATCGCTCGTGCAGTTCAAAACGTTCTTCAACGTTATAAAGAACTGAAAGACATTATCGCAATTCTTGGTATGGACGAATTGGCAGAAGAAGACAAACTTACTGTATACCGTGCACGTAAGATCCAACGTTTCTTCTCTCAACCGTTCCACGTAGCTGAAGTGTTTACTGGTGCTCCTGGTAAACTTGTACCGCTTAAAGAAACGATTCGTGGCTTTAAAGGTCTTTTAGCTGGTGAATACGATCACATCCCAGAACAAGCGTTCTACATGGTTGGTGGTATTGACGAAGTGATTGCTAAAGCTGAGAAACTTTAA
- a CDS encoding L-threonylcarbamoyladenylate synthase, which translates to MITTSVAEAAACLKQGQVLAYPTEAVWGLGCDPHNEQAFHQILQLKQRPIEKGVILLAGHISQVEHLLKALTPEIRERVVASWTNRSVSERATTWLLPASEDIPAWIKGNHPKVAVRVTTHPLCVALCQAFGGYIVSTSANPAGLNPARSLQDAKQYFQDSESLNYLNGDLGLSQEPSKIIDAVTGEVIRA; encoded by the coding sequence ATGATCACCACCTCTGTTGCCGAAGCAGCTGCATGCCTGAAACAAGGCCAAGTCTTGGCATACCCTACAGAGGCTGTCTGGGGTTTGGGCTGTGACCCACACAACGAACAGGCATTTCACCAAATTCTGCAACTGAAACAGCGTCCAATTGAAAAAGGCGTGATTCTTCTTGCTGGACATATTTCTCAGGTCGAACATTTACTGAAAGCACTAACACCAGAAATTCGTGAGCGTGTGGTTGCTTCATGGACCAATCGTAGTGTGTCCGAACGTGCGACTACCTGGTTATTACCTGCCAGTGAAGATATTCCAGCCTGGATTAAAGGCAATCACCCCAAAGTTGCGGTACGTGTCACCACCCATCCTTTATGCGTGGCTTTATGTCAGGCCTTTGGTGGCTATATCGTGTCGACCAGTGCCAATCCGGCAGGCCTAAATCCGGCACGTTCACTTCAAGATGCCAAGCAGTACTTCCAAGACTCTGAAAGCCTGAACTACTTAAATGGTGATTTAGGACTGAGTCAGGAACCTAGCAAAATTATTGATGCCGTAACTGGTGAAGTGATCCGCGCTTAA
- a CDS encoding RcnB family protein, with the protein MKTLVKAIVLSISTAFIATSAMAAPQDHQPPKPYAQQHHKAPAPQHHAPQHKQVYKKVDPSRDWKVGQKVPNQYQSKVYKVDHSKYKKLSKPGRNQQWIKVNGDYVLMNVVNDKIVKIIAG; encoded by the coding sequence ATGAAAACTCTAGTAAAAGCAATTGTTTTATCGATCTCAACTGCATTCATTGCGACATCTGCTATGGCTGCGCCGCAAGACCATCAGCCGCCTAAACCATATGCTCAACAACATCATAAAGCACCAGCGCCACAGCATCATGCACCGCAGCATAAACAGGTTTATAAAAAAGTTGATCCATCACGTGATTGGAAAGTAGGTCAAAAGGTTCCAAACCAATACCAAAGCAAAGTGTATAAAGTGGATCACAGCAAATATAAAAAGCTGAGCAAACCAGGTCGCAACCAGCAATGGATTAAAGTAAATGGCGACTATGTTCTGATGAATGTGGTTAACGATAAGATCGTTAAAATTATCGCAGGTTAA
- a CDS encoding LysM peptidoglycan-binding domain-containing protein has product MKKVLKGMPSFSALGIKNQMLALAVCVGVGMGTISTTHAAPARNVNPPSLKASAPNVYVVKKGDTLWDISKRFLKNPVRWPEIWAGNKHVKNPHWIFPGDRLLMCDYQGRPIIGKDEGDGCTGIINRYLGMNKLQPQVRVESLNNTIPVIPLAHIQQWLERYTVVAPDSVEGTPYILGTADQRVLAGKGQKVYARGNGLEVGQRYAVYREAEPYVFTDANGKKYTAALELQQVASGIAVRGEGDVTTLELTDSYNAEVRRGDRVLPEYDPMLPTLFYPVNAENSTSGGQIVRVLGSIGTAARHSVVTIDRGTANGVQSGHVYSVNQKGEVVTDPKTKERVQLPGERIGNIMVFKTFDQLSYAYVLDSELPIKVGATIQPPLLDE; this is encoded by the coding sequence ATGAAAAAGGTTTTGAAGGGCATGCCATCTTTTAGTGCCTTGGGGATTAAAAATCAGATGCTCGCACTTGCAGTTTGTGTAGGTGTTGGTATGGGGACAATTTCAACTACACATGCAGCGCCAGCTCGCAATGTAAATCCACCAAGCTTGAAAGCATCAGCACCAAATGTCTATGTGGTGAAAAAAGGTGACACATTATGGGATATTTCCAAACGTTTCCTTAAGAATCCGGTGCGCTGGCCAGAAATCTGGGCAGGCAATAAACATGTGAAAAATCCACACTGGATTTTCCCGGGTGACCGTTTGTTGATGTGTGATTACCAAGGCCGTCCAATCATCGGTAAAGATGAAGGCGATGGCTGTACCGGTATCATCAACCGCTACCTCGGTATGAATAAGTTACAGCCGCAGGTACGGGTGGAATCACTCAACAATACCATTCCGGTTATTCCACTGGCGCACATCCAGCAATGGCTAGAACGCTACACCGTTGTGGCACCAGATTCTGTTGAAGGCACACCATATATCCTGGGTACAGCGGATCAACGCGTATTGGCAGGTAAAGGCCAGAAGGTCTATGCACGCGGCAATGGCCTGGAAGTCGGTCAACGCTATGCGGTATATCGTGAAGCTGAACCTTATGTATTTACCGATGCTAATGGCAAGAAATATACTGCTGCGCTAGAGCTACAACAAGTGGCATCTGGTATTGCAGTACGTGGTGAAGGCGATGTGACTACACTAGAACTGACAGATAGCTACAATGCTGAAGTTCGTCGCGGTGACCGTGTCCTACCAGAATACGACCCGATGCTACCTACCCTGTTCTACCCAGTAAATGCTGAAAATAGCACTTCAGGTGGTCAGATCGTACGTGTACTGGGTTCGATTGGTACTGCTGCACGTCATAGCGTAGTCACGATTGACCGTGGTACAGCAAACGGCGTTCAGTCTGGTCATGTATATAGCGTAAACCAGAAAGGCGAAGTGGTGACTGATCCGAAAACCAAAGAGCGCGTACAGCTTCCGGGTGAGCGCATTGGTAATATCATGGTCTTCAAGACTTTTGATCAGCTTAGCTATGCCTACGTGCTAGACAGCGAATTGCCAATCAAGGTCGGTGCAACCATTCAACCACCGCTGCTGGATGAGTAA
- a CDS encoding XRE family transcriptional regulator — MTVELVKHSSNALKRYMSDMSISAAELAQKTGISQNKIEKALDSQDKIFKLSQLQKIGERLFVPTIYLSSDSFFYERSQPELTEFRNKKNYIKNSYRDRALIQEFCSVRQTYLDILQSLDEKPLKFDLKLCGDNPEQDAENIISYFGFYDYKKTLKNNDDYYKSWRALVEEKSILVLEKPKEDFGSDGLCLYFEYVPLIGILSSGQSYSRRLFTLIHELVHLGLGQSIFDGKILSSETNRIERYCDAVAGNVVAPIKIIEKYYDNLKGLEDNILIIRNLTKASKAAIAIQFKNIGYISQSELSEYLHELERRNDGERKAGPPKHSIVLNYFGYNFVEKVMSAMWSEAIPSSTAKQILRYNDKNSVDSFNKLQSKVF; from the coding sequence ATGACTGTTGAACTAGTTAAACACTCATCTAATGCGCTAAAGCGTTATATGTCTGATATGAGTATATCAGCAGCTGAACTCGCTCAAAAAACAGGTATATCACAAAATAAAATAGAAAAAGCATTAGATTCACAAGATAAAATATTTAAGCTATCCCAACTCCAAAAGATTGGAGAAAGACTTTTTGTTCCGACTATTTACCTTAGTTCTGATAGTTTTTTTTATGAAAGATCTCAACCAGAACTAACTGAATTTAGGAACAAAAAAAACTATATTAAAAATTCTTATAGAGATAGAGCATTAATTCAAGAATTTTGCTCTGTCAGACAAACTTATCTAGATATTTTGCAGAGTTTAGATGAAAAACCATTAAAGTTTGATTTGAAACTATGTGGAGATAATCCTGAACAAGATGCTGAAAATATTATTTCTTATTTTGGATTCTATGATTATAAAAAAACTTTAAAAAATAATGATGATTACTATAAATCATGGAGAGCTTTAGTAGAAGAAAAGTCAATTCTAGTTTTAGAGAAGCCAAAAGAGGATTTTGGTTCTGATGGTCTGTGTCTGTATTTTGAATACGTACCACTCATTGGTATATTAAGTAGTGGGCAGAGTTATTCCAGAAGACTATTCACACTAATACATGAGTTAGTTCATTTAGGGTTAGGGCAGAGCATTTTTGACGGTAAAATATTATCTTCAGAAACAAATAGAATTGAAAGATATTGTGATGCAGTAGCGGGTAATGTAGTTGCTCCTATTAAAATTATTGAAAAATACTACGATAATCTCAAAGGATTAGAAGACAATATCTTAATAATTAGAAATTTGACTAAAGCAAGTAAGGCCGCTATTGCTATACAGTTTAAGAATATAGGATATATTTCTCAAAGCGAATTATCTGAATATCTTCATGAGTTAGAACGTAGAAATGATGGTGAAAGAAAAGCAGGTCCTCCAAAACATTCTATAGTATTAAATTATTTTGGTTATAACTTTGTTGAAAAGGTTATGAGTGCTATGTGGAGTGAGGCTATACCATCATCTACGGCAAAACAGATCTTACGATACAATGATAAAAACAGTGTAGATTCTTTTAATAAGTTGCAATCTAAGGTGTTTTAA
- a CDS encoding glutathione peroxidase: MSTSVYDIPVVSIQGAEFTLNQYQGKVLLIVNVASKCGLTPQYEGLQKLYNEKKAEGLEILGFPSNDFLAQEPGSEKEIQEFCSMNYQVDFPLFAKIPVVGEAKHPLYAALTQAIPERTGEGPWWKDLVDYGLTPNEPPEVLWNFEKFLVNKNGEVVARFAPDITADDPRIVDAINAELAK; this comes from the coding sequence ATGAGTACTTCAGTCTACGACATTCCAGTAGTATCCATTCAGGGCGCAGAATTCACATTAAACCAGTATCAGGGCAAAGTGCTGTTGATCGTCAATGTAGCGTCTAAATGCGGCCTGACTCCACAATATGAAGGTCTACAAAAACTGTATAATGAGAAAAAAGCTGAAGGTCTGGAAATTCTTGGCTTTCCGTCCAATGACTTTCTGGCGCAAGAACCAGGCAGCGAGAAGGAAATTCAGGAATTCTGCTCTATGAACTATCAGGTAGATTTCCCGCTATTTGCCAAAATTCCGGTGGTTGGTGAAGCTAAGCATCCGCTATATGCCGCTTTAACCCAAGCAATTCCTGAACGTACTGGCGAAGGTCCATGGTGGAAAGATCTGGTCGATTATGGCCTAACTCCAAATGAACCACCAGAAGTGCTATGGAACTTTGAAAAATTCCTGGTCAATAAAAATGGTGAAGTAGTTGCCCGTTTTGCACCAGACATTACCGCTGATGATCCGCGCATCGTGGATGCAATTAATGCCGAATTAGCTAAATAA
- a CDS encoding DUF4411 family protein, which translates to MKMISLDANAVLDLCYRFYGTQVFEGLWGNLQACVAANQIRFFITPSIHEEVTSYITLHDLDASIFDKFITEYKVHFPDTDEFGSSTLELKETLLGFRAASRSPHVIRDNYGDSDIVSFAKSLGNNAIVLTSETRSKILNWQNPEHQRHIKVPNLCELFQVECMNWFNLFNYLGHRY; encoded by the coding sequence ATGAAAATGATTAGTTTAGATGCAAATGCTGTATTAGATTTATGCTATAGGTTCTATGGTACTCAAGTTTTTGAGGGCTTATGGGGGAATCTTCAGGCATGTGTAGCTGCTAATCAAATTAGATTTTTTATTACTCCATCAATTCATGAAGAAGTAACTTCCTACATAACATTACACGATTTAGATGCTTCTATTTTTGATAAGTTTATTACTGAATATAAAGTACACTTCCCTGATACAGATGAGTTTGGTTCATCTACGCTTGAACTTAAAGAAACTTTACTGGGGTTTCGAGCTGCAAGTAGGAGTCCTCATGTAATTCGTGATAATTACGGTGATTCGGATATTGTGAGTTTTGCTAAATCTTTGGGTAATAATGCAATAGTTCTAACTTCTGAAACTAGATCTAAAATATTAAATTGGCAAAATCCTGAGCATCAAAGGCATATAAAAGTACCGAATCTATGTGAATTATTTCAGGTTGAATGCATGAATTGGTTTAATTTATTTAATTATTTGGGTCATAGGTATTAA
- a CDS encoding DUF2946 family protein: protein MLIRGGLLLSLVAVFLQIAVFLQPLLPKQYQVAPVCETITRALLQSSHVHSEHHASSHVVDQHLVSSGQMDHEHDASHQCQYCTVYGNLVLPPELDVKEVLDRIQVRLIAFKRAFSHVWFVLQQLFLLPQGRAPPLFA from the coding sequence ATGTTGATACGTGGTGGGTTGCTACTTTCCTTAGTAGCCGTATTTTTACAGATCGCTGTATTCTTACAGCCTTTGCTGCCGAAGCAATATCAGGTTGCTCCGGTCTGTGAAACGATTACGCGTGCACTATTACAATCCTCTCATGTTCATTCTGAACATCATGCTTCCAGTCATGTCGTTGATCAGCACCTCGTATCCTCAGGTCAGATGGATCATGAACACGATGCCAGTCATCAATGTCAGTACTGTACTGTCTATGGCAACTTGGTCCTACCGCCTGAACTGGATGTCAAAGAAGTGCTGGATCGAATTCAGGTTCGGCTGATTGCCTTTAAACGCGCATTCAGTCATGTCTGGTTTGTCCTGCAACAACTGTTTCTGCTGCCGCAGGGAAGGGCGCCTCCACTGTTTGCATAA